A single region of the Enterococcus mundtii genome encodes:
- the eutC gene encoding ethanolamine ammonia-lyase subunit EutC: MNEQQLKEMITSMLSEMVAGEKTIEQPKAPAATTNTMTTTMPVVEEGMIDDITELDLRKQLLVKDAKDETGYLRMKAFTPARIGVGRTGTRYMTDSTLRFRADHAAAQDAVFSDVDPQLVEEMGFISTQTICKTKDEYLTRPDFGRQFDEENSTKIKQQTTAKAKVQIVVGDGLSSAAIGANIKEVLPAIKQGLKMYGLDFDQVVFVKYCRVPSMDQIGEITDAEVVCLLVGERPGLVTAESMSAYVAYRPTVGMPEARRTVISNIHKGGTPAVEAGAYIAELIKKMLDKKKSGIELKEAE, encoded by the coding sequence ATGAACGAACAACAATTGAAAGAAATGATCACTTCCATGCTAAGTGAAATGGTAGCCGGTGAAAAAACAATAGAACAACCGAAAGCACCAGCCGCAACAACAAATACGATGACAACAACCATGCCAGTAGTAGAAGAAGGGATGATCGATGACATCACAGAGTTAGATCTGCGGAAACAGCTTTTGGTCAAAGATGCAAAAGACGAAACAGGATACTTGCGTATGAAGGCATTTACACCTGCTCGTATCGGAGTGGGACGTACAGGCACTCGCTATATGACTGATTCTACCTTACGTTTCCGTGCGGACCATGCAGCAGCACAAGATGCCGTATTCTCTGATGTTGATCCGCAATTGGTTGAGGAAATGGGCTTCATTTCAACACAAACGATTTGTAAAACAAAAGACGAATACTTGACTCGTCCAGATTTTGGTCGTCAATTTGACGAAGAAAATAGCACAAAAATCAAACAACAAACGACCGCAAAAGCCAAAGTACAGATCGTTGTTGGGGACGGATTAAGTTCTGCGGCTATCGGAGCAAATATCAAAGAAGTACTACCAGCAATCAAACAAGGCTTGAAAATGTATGGCTTAGATTTTGATCAAGTCGTATTCGTAAAATATTGTCGTGTACCATCAATGGATCAAATCGGCGAAATCACCGATGCAGAGGTCGTTTGTTTATTAGTTGGTGAACGTCCTGGGCTTGTAACAGCAGAATCGATGAGTGCGTATGTTGCTTACCGTCCAACTGTCGGAATGCCAGAAGCTCGTCGTACAGTGATCTCAAACATCCATAAAGGTGGGACACCAGCGGTCGAGGCCGGT
- a CDS encoding ethanolamine ammonia-lyase subunit EutB, which produces MILKTKLFGKTYQFSSVKEVLAKANEEKSGDKLAGVAATSAEERVAAKVVLSHLTLNDLFNNPVVDYEEDEVTRIIIDQVNMRIFGMIKHWTVAELREYILSDKTGDFEIKYISHGLTAEMIAAVCKLMSNMDLIVGAKKIHIEKTANTTIGRAGTFSNRLQPNHPTDDVDGIMASVMEGLSYGAGDALIGLNPVDDSTESVKRCLDKFEEFRSEWEIPTQTCVLAHVTTQMEAMRQGAPTGLVFQSIAGSEKGNTAFGLNADMLAEAQALALSNGQAAGPNVMYFETGQGSELSSEAHFGADQVTMEARCYGLAKKFDPFLVNTVVGFIGPEYLYDSKQVIRAGLEDHFMGKLTGLSMGCDVCYTNHMKADQNDMENLAVLLTSAGCTYIMGIPHGDDVMLNYQTTGFHETATVRELFGLRPIKEFEGWMEKMGLMENGKLTSLAGDASVFIK; this is translated from the coding sequence ATGATTTTAAAAACAAAATTATTTGGCAAAACCTATCAATTTTCTTCAGTCAAAGAAGTATTGGCTAAAGCAAATGAAGAAAAATCAGGAGATAAATTAGCGGGTGTGGCAGCAACTTCTGCGGAAGAACGAGTGGCAGCCAAAGTCGTGCTATCTCATCTGACTTTAAACGATTTATTCAACAATCCAGTGGTTGATTATGAGGAAGATGAAGTCACACGTATCATCATCGACCAAGTCAACATGCGTATTTTCGGCATGATCAAACATTGGACAGTTGCCGAATTAAGAGAATATATCCTTTCAGACAAAACAGGAGATTTTGAAATCAAATATATCTCTCATGGATTGACTGCGGAAATGATTGCGGCAGTCTGCAAATTGATGTCAAATATGGACTTGATCGTAGGCGCAAAAAAAATCCACATTGAAAAAACAGCCAACACAACAATCGGTCGCGCAGGTACTTTCTCCAATCGTCTACAACCAAATCATCCAACAGATGACGTAGACGGAATCATGGCTTCTGTAATGGAAGGATTATCGTACGGGGCCGGCGATGCACTGATCGGATTGAATCCAGTGGATGATTCGACAGAAAGCGTGAAACGTTGTTTAGATAAATTTGAAGAATTTCGTAGCGAATGGGAGATTCCAACACAAACCTGTGTCTTGGCTCACGTGACGACCCAGATGGAAGCCATGCGTCAAGGCGCACCGACTGGTTTAGTTTTCCAATCCATTGCTGGATCAGAAAAAGGAAACACTGCGTTTGGTTTGAATGCGGATATGTTAGCTGAAGCGCAAGCATTAGCATTGAGCAATGGCCAAGCAGCTGGACCGAACGTGATGTATTTTGAAACTGGTCAAGGTTCTGAGTTATCATCTGAAGCTCATTTTGGTGCAGACCAAGTAACGATGGAAGCACGTTGCTATGGATTAGCGAAGAAATTTGATCCATTCCTTGTGAATACTGTTGTCGGCTTTATTGGACCAGAATACTTGTATGATTCAAAACAAGTCATTCGTGCAGGCTTAGAAGATCACTTCATGGGTAAACTAACAGGTTTATCAATGGGTTGTGACGTATGTTATACAAACCACATGAAAGCAGATCAAAATGATATGGAAAACTTAGCTGTGTTACTAACATCAGCCGGGTGTACGTATATTATGGGGATTCCTCATGGGGATGATGTGATGTTGAACTACCAAACGACAGGTTTCCATGAAACAGCAACAGTCCGTGAATTGTTCGGTTTACGTCCAATTAAAGAATTTGAAGGTTGGATGGAGAAAATGGGCTTGATGGAAAATGGGAAATTAACAAGCCTAGCCGGCGATGCTTCAGTATTTATCAAATAA
- the eutA gene encoding ethanolamine ammonia-lyase reactivating factor EutA: MAKEKILTVGIDLGTSTTQLVLSELTIENFASAFSVPRITISDKEVIYRSEIIFTPLINQTMIDDEAIKAFVSRQYHQAGIEKQQIQMGAVIITGETARKANASKVLQALSGFAGDFVVATAGPDLESIIAGKGAGAQEYSTKRHASVVNIDIGGGTSNLVVFTDGEIDDTACFDIGGRLIKVDQAGNISYISPKITEMVEQLRLPLKVGTKASVTAIQPVIDELVKVLANSVGIGERSPFYELFITNRGLRLDGELPIVTFSGGVADCLIEEVTDIFKYGDIGLLLGTALRKSQIFVEKEVLQSNETIRATVVGAGSHTADISGSTIAYHEQILPIKNIPILKVSQEDESLPAEAMGERINEKLAWHRLEETPQIALAMKGLVNPTFADVQRYGKGIVRGLSALINENIPLVIMVDEDMAKALGHALYAYLPGNYPFICIDSVKVENGDYIDIGQPVAEGAVLPVVVKTLVFN; encoded by the coding sequence ATGGCAAAAGAAAAAATTCTTACTGTAGGGATCGATTTAGGTACCTCGACGACTCAGCTTGTTTTATCTGAGTTGACGATCGAAAATTTCGCCTCTGCGTTTTCTGTTCCTCGGATCACGATCTCAGATAAGGAAGTGATCTACCGTAGTGAAATCATCTTCACTCCTTTGATCAATCAGACAATGATTGATGATGAAGCAATCAAAGCGTTTGTTTCCCGACAATATCACCAAGCAGGGATAGAAAAGCAGCAAATCCAAATGGGTGCGGTGATCATCACCGGTGAAACAGCTCGTAAAGCCAATGCGAGCAAAGTATTACAAGCACTGAGTGGCTTTGCTGGAGATTTCGTGGTCGCGACAGCTGGCCCAGATCTTGAAAGTATCATTGCCGGAAAAGGGGCAGGCGCGCAAGAGTATTCGACAAAGCGTCATGCTTCGGTCGTCAACATCGATATCGGCGGCGGCACGAGTAATTTAGTCGTCTTCACCGATGGGGAAATCGATGATACCGCCTGTTTTGATATCGGTGGTCGGTTGATCAAGGTCGACCAAGCAGGGAATATTTCGTATATTTCACCAAAGATCACAGAAATGGTCGAGCAGTTGAGATTACCCTTGAAAGTTGGAACAAAAGCTTCTGTTACTGCCATCCAACCAGTGATCGATGAGTTAGTAAAAGTTTTGGCGAATAGTGTGGGTATCGGAGAACGAAGTCCCTTTTATGAGTTATTCATTACGAACCGAGGATTACGGCTAGATGGCGAACTACCAATCGTCACTTTTTCTGGTGGCGTAGCGGATTGCTTGATCGAAGAAGTGACAGATATATTCAAGTATGGGGATATCGGTCTGTTATTAGGTACGGCTTTACGAAAATCGCAAATTTTTGTTGAAAAAGAAGTCTTACAAAGTAATGAAACGATTCGGGCAACGGTGGTCGGTGCAGGTTCCCATACCGCTGATATTAGTGGCAGTACGATCGCTTATCATGAGCAGATCCTGCCAATCAAAAATATTCCGATCTTGAAAGTTTCCCAAGAAGATGAGTCCTTGCCTGCGGAAGCAATGGGTGAGCGAATCAATGAAAAGCTGGCTTGGCATCGTTTGGAAGAAACACCGCAAATCGCTTTAGCGATGAAGGGGCTCGTGAATCCGACATTCGCAGACGTCCAACGATATGGGAAAGGCATCGTTCGGGGGTTATCTGCCTTGATCAATGAAAATATCCCACTAGTCATCATGGTGGACGAGGACATGGCAAAAGCATTAGGTCATGCATTATATGCGTATTTACCGGGGAATTATCCGTTCATCTGCATTGATTCCGTCAAAGTAGAAAATGGGGATTATATCGATATTGGTCAACCTGTTGCCGAAGGTGCAGTGTTACCGGTAGTTGTCAAAACATTAGTATTTAATTAA
- a CDS encoding sensor histidine kinase, which yields MERINTLCQRYTNLTQSDIQELCRTSAYLAESKHYEMADVFIDVFNEMTKEALVVYHKKPKYIPSLYKHEVVGKEALLKNEPGVLRTMETSLNSIGLLAVTQENRLIKQNIFPIRNEQRTIGVIIVEEGVEQPIGAVERQELQSNEQGTIAIESTVDPLIMDQLAEAVLIFDTTTGNLVLANHRAKELYRKLGYREMINDLHYDNLSLDYTTFEYVLYQMNDQTENRLIELETAYLNYYFNIRKVWIDAGSRVAMIIQDNTEVKKKEDEIVSKSVAIREIHHRVKNNLQSVVSLLRIQARRTTSKEASKVLKESVNRIMAIAMTHELLSKQVEDNVSLRQMLEAVMYNFRHIFNPEKVRLNLTVDPTITVSSDQMVSISLVVNELLQNIFDHAFEADQNGVVEVSGEIENRVITITVTDNGNGYDINRNKETSLGLMIVNSYIKDKLKGKVKIESSNKGTKTCFYFEQNTKDVVR from the coding sequence ATGGAACGGATCAATACATTATGTCAGCGTTATACCAACTTAACCCAGTCAGATATCCAAGAGCTTTGTCGGACGAGTGCTTATTTAGCAGAGTCTAAGCATTATGAGATGGCAGATGTGTTCATCGATGTTTTTAATGAAATGACGAAAGAAGCATTAGTTGTCTATCACAAAAAGCCAAAATATATTCCCTCATTATATAAACATGAAGTTGTCGGAAAAGAAGCGTTATTAAAAAATGAACCTGGCGTTTTACGGACCATGGAAACAAGCTTGAATAGCATTGGTTTGTTAGCAGTCACGCAAGAGAATCGCTTGATCAAACAAAACATTTTTCCGATTCGTAATGAACAACGAACAATTGGTGTGATCATCGTAGAAGAGGGAGTCGAGCAACCGATTGGGGCAGTTGAACGACAAGAATTACAGTCAAACGAGCAAGGGACAATAGCAATCGAATCGACAGTTGATCCTCTAATCATGGACCAGTTAGCCGAAGCGGTCTTGATTTTTGATACGACCACAGGAAATTTGGTCTTAGCAAATCATCGGGCCAAAGAATTATACCGAAAACTAGGCTATCGCGAAATGATCAACGATTTACACTATGACAATCTCTCCCTTGATTATACAACGTTCGAATATGTTCTTTATCAGATGAACGATCAGACCGAAAATCGGTTGATCGAATTAGAGACAGCGTATTTAAATTATTACTTTAATATTCGAAAAGTTTGGATTGATGCAGGATCGAGAGTAGCAATGATTATTCAAGATAATACAGAAGTGAAAAAGAAAGAAGATGAAATCGTCTCAAAATCGGTGGCGATCCGCGAGATCCATCACCGTGTCAAAAATAATTTACAGTCCGTCGTTTCGTTATTGAGGATCCAAGCACGCCGTACCACTAGCAAAGAGGCTAGTAAAGTACTAAAAGAAAGTGTGAACCGGATCATGGCGATCGCGATGACACATGAATTATTGTCGAAGCAAGTGGAAGATAATGTTTCCTTGCGACAAATGCTTGAGGCAGTGATGTACAATTTCCGGCATATTTTCAATCCGGAGAAAGTGCGATTGAATCTAACCGTTGATCCGACGATCACTGTTTCTAGCGATCAAATGGTTTCCATTTCCTTAGTCGTTAACGAATTACTCCAAAATATCTTTGATCATGCCTTTGAGGCAGATCAAAATGGCGTAGTTGAAGTCAGCGGGGAAATCGAAAATAGAGTCATTACGATCACTGTCACAGATAATGGCAATGGCTACGATATCAACCGAAACAAAGAGACCAGTTTAGGTTTGATGATCGTGAATAGCTATATCAAAGATAAGCTAAAAGGAAAAGTAAAAATTGAATCATCCAATAAAGGAACAAAAACTTGTTTCTATTTTGAACAGAACACCAAAGATGTTGTTCGGTGA
- a CDS encoding ANTAR domain-containing response regulator — protein sequence MKGRIVIVDDEPITRLDTRDILLEAGYEVVGEAADGFEAIEVCKENKPDLVLMDIQMPILDGLKSGKKIIQDQLAGSIVFLSAYSDHENTEKAKKLGAIGYLVKPLDAKSLIPTIEMGIARGKETQNLLQQIDKLQLKLEERKVIEKAKGILAKENNISEEEAYQMLRALSMNKRARMSDIAELIIMDDE from the coding sequence ATGAAGGGCAGAATTGTGATAGTAGACGATGAACCAATCACACGATTGGACACTCGAGATATTCTACTGGAAGCTGGTTATGAAGTTGTTGGGGAAGCCGCAGATGGATTTGAAGCAATCGAAGTTTGTAAAGAGAACAAGCCGGATCTCGTATTGATGGATATCCAAATGCCGATTTTAGATGGTCTAAAATCCGGTAAAAAAATCATCCAAGATCAGTTAGCAGGGAGTATCGTGTTTCTTTCTGCTTACAGTGATCATGAGAATACGGAGAAAGCGAAGAAATTAGGAGCAATCGGTTATCTGGTAAAACCATTAGATGCAAAATCATTGATCCCGACCATTGAAATGGGGATCGCTAGAGGAAAAGAAACCCAAAACTTGCTGCAGCAGATCGATAAACTACAGTTGAAATTGGAAGAACGAAAAGTTATAGAGAAGGCAAAAGGGATCTTAGCAAAAGAAAATAATATTTCTGAAGAAGAAGCTTATCAGATGTTGCGCGCATTAAGTATGAACAAACGCGCACGGATGAGTGACATCGCAGAATTGATTATTATGGATGATGAATAA
- the eutS gene encoding ethanolamine utilization microcompartment protein EutS, with protein MEEKQRMIQEYVPGKQVTLAHIIASPDKEVYTKLGLPAGTSNALGILTITPSEAAIIAVDIATKSGDITIGFIDRFSGSVVISGDVSSVEAALHAVLDGLKQILQFSVTCEITRT; from the coding sequence TTGGAAGAAAAACAACGAATGATCCAAGAATACGTCCCAGGAAAACAAGTCACTTTAGCCCACATCATTGCGAGTCCCGACAAGGAAGTCTATACAAAATTAGGATTACCGGCAGGCACAAGCAATGCGTTAGGGATTTTGACGATCACGCCAAGTGAAGCCGCAATCATCGCTGTGGATATTGCAACGAAAAGTGGCGACATTACCATTGGTTTTATCGATCGTTTCTCTGGTTCAGTAGTTATTTCTGGCGACGTGAGTTCTGTTGAAGCAGCATTACATGCTGTATTGGATGGACTCAAACAGATTTTGCAATTCTCTGTGACGTGTGAAATTACAAGAACTTAG
- a CDS encoding 1-propanol dehydrogenase PduQ, translating into MESIQFSTQIIVGEDALQSLESVKDKRVFIVTDPFMVENGLVEKVMTYLNQYHVFSDIVPDPPLDKIVSGIKEMERFQSEVIVAIGGGSAIDAAKAMKYFGQKTMDLLTAQFIAIPTTSGTGSEVTNFSVITISELGLKIPLVTEEIQPDIAILDTGLVMSVPPKITADTGMDVLTHVIESYVSTEANGVADALCEKVVALVFEYLERAYKNGQDKEAREQMHLASCMAGMAFNSTSLGLNHGIAHAAGARLHVPHGRINGILLPEVIAYNSGLENGQVTEIKVAERYAALANCISNTQTKNPRLGVQNLIRMIKQLREKLEMPATLSEYGLSSKEVLVQEEAITTSSLADGCTRTNPRKADEKGVRAILKAIL; encoded by the coding sequence GTGGAAAGTATACAATTCTCGACACAGATCATTGTGGGAGAAGATGCGTTACAAAGTCTTGAGAGTGTCAAAGATAAGCGTGTTTTCATCGTTACTGATCCCTTTATGGTAGAAAATGGTCTGGTAGAAAAAGTCATGACTTATTTAAATCAGTATCACGTATTTAGTGATATTGTTCCTGATCCACCACTTGATAAAATCGTTTCAGGAATCAAAGAAATGGAAAGATTTCAAAGTGAAGTCATCGTAGCAATCGGTGGCGGTTCAGCCATCGATGCAGCGAAAGCAATGAAATATTTTGGGCAAAAGACAATGGATCTCTTGACTGCCCAATTTATTGCAATCCCAACCACCAGTGGGACAGGGTCTGAGGTGACAAACTTCTCAGTGATCACGATCAGTGAATTGGGGTTGAAGATCCCTTTAGTAACAGAAGAGATCCAACCGGATATAGCGATATTAGACACTGGACTAGTCATGAGTGTCCCACCAAAAATCACTGCCGATACGGGAATGGATGTGCTGACCCATGTGATTGAATCCTACGTTTCTACAGAAGCAAATGGGGTAGCAGATGCCTTATGTGAGAAAGTGGTTGCTTTAGTTTTCGAATATTTAGAGCGAGCCTACAAAAATGGGCAAGACAAAGAAGCAAGAGAGCAAATGCACTTAGCCTCTTGTATGGCAGGGATGGCGTTCAATTCAACTTCATTAGGGTTGAATCATGGAATCGCTCATGCTGCTGGCGCTCGTTTACATGTGCCACATGGACGGATCAATGGGATCTTACTGCCAGAAGTGATTGCTTACAATAGTGGTTTAGAAAATGGTCAAGTGACTGAAATCAAAGTGGCTGAACGATATGCGGCATTAGCAAACTGCATAAGCAATACGCAAACGAAAAATCCTCGTTTAGGTGTGCAGAATTTGATTCGTATGATCAAACAGCTGCGAGAAAAATTAGAGATGCCAGCGACGTTGAGTGAATACGGCTTGTCTTCAAAAGAAGTATTAGTACAAGAAGAAGCAATTACCACCTCTTCCTTAGCAGATGGTTGCACGAGAACGAATCCTCGTAAGGCAGATGAAAAAGGCGTTAGAGCAATATTAAAAGCCATTTTATAA
- a CDS encoding cob(I)yrinic acid a,c-diamide adenosyltransferase, whose amino-acid sequence MKIYTKTGDKGMTKLVGGHSVSKDSDRVESYGTIDELNSWLGYTISQLSKEQEVFKKELEELQQLLFDVGTDLSTVLEDGRPLKVQQESVTWLEERIDFYTQQSPDIERFILPGGCQGASMVHVARTIARRGERHIVRLSATAAINPEVIVFVNRLSDYFYALARYMNVQMGQEDVFYTRGEKVFHKIKEEGL is encoded by the coding sequence ATGAAAATCTACACAAAAACAGGCGACAAGGGAATGACAAAATTAGTTGGCGGTCATAGTGTATCGAAAGATTCAGATCGTGTGGAAAGTTATGGAACGATCGATGAATTGAACTCATGGTTGGGCTATACGATCAGTCAATTGTCAAAAGAACAAGAGGTTTTTAAGAAAGAATTGGAAGAACTACAACAACTTTTATTCGATGTAGGGACTGATTTATCAACGGTCTTGGAAGATGGACGACCGCTGAAAGTCCAACAAGAGAGCGTTACTTGGTTGGAAGAACGGATTGATTTTTATACACAGCAATCGCCGGATATCGAACGATTTATTTTACCAGGGGGCTGTCAAGGAGCGAGCATGGTCCATGTGGCGCGAACAATTGCTCGTCGCGGGGAACGACATATCGTCCGTTTAAGTGCGACTGCGGCGATCAATCCTGAAGTGATCGTGTTTGTGAATCGCTTGTCTGACTATTTTTATGCGTTGGCGCGTTATATGAATGTGCAAATGGGGCAAGAGGATGTTTTTTATACAAGAGGAGAGAAGGTCTTCCATAAGATAAAAGAAGAAGGTTTATAA
- a CDS encoding EutP/PduV family microcompartment system protein, with the protein MRRIILMGAIGCGKTTLCQALRGEAIVYDKTQAVEFHPEMIDTPGEFILHRQYYAALTVTAAEADVIGLVQSALDQEQIFSPGFGHIFPKEVIGIMTKVDLVKDEKELTRVREQLLAAGATKLFEVSSVEKTGLAELIEYLGGES; encoded by the coding sequence ATGAGGAGAATCATTTTAATGGGTGCGATTGGCTGTGGAAAGACCACTCTTTGTCAAGCCTTGCGAGGAGAAGCGATCGTTTATGATAAGACCCAAGCGGTAGAATTTCATCCTGAGATGATCGATACACCAGGGGAATTTATTCTACATCGCCAATACTACGCTGCTTTGACTGTAACAGCAGCAGAAGCAGATGTCATTGGTTTGGTGCAAAGTGCGTTAGACCAAGAACAGATTTTTTCACCAGGATTTGGCCACATCTTTCCAAAAGAAGTCATCGGGATCATGACCAAAGTTGATCTAGTGAAAGACGAGAAAGAGTTGACGCGTGTACGTGAACAATTGCTTGCAGCTGGAGCAACGAAGCTGTTTGAAGTCTCATCAGTCGAAAAAACGGGACTAGCAGAATTGATTGAGTACTTAGGAGGAGAATCATGA
- a CDS encoding UTRA domain-containing protein: MILGSYQLHLKLNCSKKEISVENITPSIAQYLDLGKHNKNIFVVRNWAYLTDYTHFQYTESWHQVDSFKFVLLADRPMNH, translated from the coding sequence ATGATTCTTGGCTCATACCAATTACATTTGAAATTGAACTGTTCAAAAAAAGAAATTTCTGTTGAGAATATCACCCCTTCGATCGCACAATATTTAGATTTAGGAAAACATAACAAAAACATCTTTGTTGTTAGGAACTGGGCATATTTGACTGATTATACCCACTTTCAATACACAGAAAGTTGGCATCAAGTCGATTCATTCAAATTCGTTTTGTTGGCTGATCGGCCGATGAATCACTAA
- a CDS encoding peptidoglycan DD-metalloendopeptidase family protein: protein MKKKSTYKLVSFVFLSQMLLTTPLQVLADEQVFSADQPVTAEAQTETTTDSSDITGEDNTTDTTTDGTEESTPPSTGDSSEPTTPDTSEPTEPSTPEETKPTEPTKPTEPTKPTEPTQPSQPQKPTPPSTGGSTGETQPTTPQPSQPTQPAAPVAPTPAPAAPVAQEVRQPSATTPIQDLVPSSQETDEGSIHFEKDESVESFIRKIGESSREIGQEHDLYASVMIAQAILESASGQSQLAQAPNYNLFGIKGTHEGNGVTFATQEDAGDGTLYTIQATFRKYANYEESLEDYAKLMTEGLTGNSEFYSGAWKSNAETYKEATEFLTGRYATDTRYNEKLNGLIETYDLEQYDKEVAGPEVNKEGYIVPLRNYTISSPFGPRGGEFHRGLDFAAPQGEPIYASKAGTVIKAEFHPSWGNYVAIEHEDGTTALYAHQQEYVVKVDDEVEQGQIIGFVGSTGNSTGSHLHFEISRDNSLAQAQLIDPATVLF from the coding sequence TTGAAAAAAAAGTCTACGTATAAATTAGTTTCATTTGTATTTCTTTCACAAATGTTACTAACTACGCCTTTACAAGTATTAGCAGATGAACAAGTTTTTTCTGCGGACCAACCAGTAACAGCGGAAGCCCAAACAGAAACAACGACGGATTCGTCTGATATCACAGGTGAAGATAACACAACAGATACAACAACAGATGGTACAGAAGAATCAACGCCACCGTCTACTGGTGATTCAAGTGAACCAACCACACCTGATACTTCAGAACCGACAGAGCCAAGCACACCGGAGGAAACAAAACCAACGGAGCCGACAAAACCAACAGAACCGACGAAGCCGACAGAGCCAACACAGCCGAGTCAGCCACAAAAACCAACGCCACCATCAACTGGCGGTTCTACTGGAGAAACACAACCAACTACACCACAGCCGAGTCAGCCGACACAACCAGCTGCACCTGTGGCACCAACGCCTGCTCCTGCAGCGCCAGTTGCTCAAGAGGTACGTCAACCTTCTGCAACTACACCGATTCAAGATCTTGTACCATCAAGTCAAGAAACGGATGAAGGATCGATCCATTTTGAAAAAGATGAATCAGTTGAGAGCTTCATTCGCAAAATCGGTGAATCTTCTCGAGAAATCGGGCAAGAACATGATTTATACGCATCAGTGATGATCGCCCAAGCGATTTTAGAATCAGCTAGTGGACAAAGCCAGTTGGCGCAAGCCCCTAACTACAATCTTTTTGGGATCAAAGGTACACATGAGGGCAATGGTGTGACTTTTGCCACACAAGAAGATGCTGGTGATGGTACATTGTATACGATCCAAGCAACATTCAGAAAATATGCCAACTATGAAGAAAGTCTTGAAGACTATGCTAAATTAATGACTGAAGGATTGACTGGAAATAGTGAGTTCTATTCAGGTGCTTGGAAATCCAATGCAGAAACTTATAAAGAAGCAACAGAATTTTTAACAGGCCGTTACGCAACAGATACAAGATATAACGAAAAACTAAATGGTCTGATCGAAACTTATGATTTAGAACAATATGACAAAGAAGTTGCCGGACCTGAAGTGAATAAAGAAGGATATATCGTGCCATTAAGAAATTATACGATTTCTAGCCCATTTGGTCCTCGTGGTGGTGAATTCCACCGTGGATTAGATTTTGCGGCACCTCAAGGGGAGCCAATCTATGCTAGTAAAGCGGGTACTGTGATCAAAGCAGAATTCCATCCTTCATGGGGAAATTATGTTGCCATTGAACATGAAGATGGCACAACAGCGCTTTATGCTCATCAACAAGAATACGTTGTGAAAGTTGATGATGAAGTTGAACAAGGACAAATCATTGGGTTTGTCGGTTCTACTGGTAATAGTACAGGCAGCCATCTGCATTTTGAGATCAGTCGTGACAACAGCTTAGCTCAAGCGCAATTGATTGATCCAGCAACTGTTTTGTTTTAA